A stretch of Candidatus Bipolaricaulota bacterium DNA encodes these proteins:
- the hisS gene encoding histidine--tRNA ligase, translating to MPRRKKTEDTAIKVKSIKTPQLVRGMKDILPVDQKYWRFLNSRVESIAVDYSYRRIETPILENISLFTHAIGKQTDIVEKEMFVFLDKGGDKLVLRPEGTAPIARAYIDHGMLNLPQPVKLYYSGSMFRHERPQSGRLREFHQTGFEIIGDGSPAIDAELILIAYNLFKDLGIEVNVQVNSIGELGDRENYRKALLDYYKNKKASLCVDCKKRILKNPLRLLDCKNPKCAKLKENAPQMVDYLSDDARNHFFRLLEYLDELQIPYNLNQFLVRGMDYYNRTVFEFWEKEDTEGRNALGGGGRYDYLLEMLGGRETPGCGFAVGVERALGVLKEKRVQLPEALTPDIFLAQIGEQARRRAMGFFEELRKSGLRVAANFSKGSLKSQLDLANKLGVKIVLILGQREIVDETILMRDMDSGIQEVVNFKKIINEVKRKLEKH from the coding sequence ATGCCAAGAAGAAAAAAGACCGAAGATACGGCCATTAAAGTCAAATCGATCAAAACGCCCCAGCTCGTTAGGGGCATGAAAGACATTTTGCCGGTCGATCAAAAATACTGGCGTTTTTTGAACTCTCGCGTGGAGTCCATTGCCGTTGATTACAGTTACCGACGCATCGAAACTCCCATTTTGGAAAATATTTCGTTATTTACCCATGCCATCGGCAAGCAAACGGACATTGTTGAAAAAGAAATGTTTGTTTTTCTCGATAAGGGAGGAGACAAGCTGGTCTTGCGGCCGGAAGGAACCGCGCCGATAGCCAGAGCCTACATCGATCACGGCATGTTAAATCTGCCTCAACCGGTCAAGTTGTATTATTCGGGTTCCATGTTTCGGCACGAACGTCCGCAATCTGGCAGATTGAGAGAATTTCATCAAACCGGTTTTGAAATCATTGGCGACGGTTCGCCGGCGATTGACGCCGAATTGATTTTGATCGCTTATAATTTATTCAAAGATTTGGGGATTGAAGTCAATGTGCAGGTCAACAGTATCGGCGAGCTGGGCGATCGGGAAAATTATCGCAAAGCTTTGCTTGATTATTATAAAAATAAAAAGGCGTCGCTGTGCGTTGATTGCAAAAAGCGCATTTTGAAAAATCCGTTGAGGCTGCTTGATTGCAAAAACCCCAAATGCGCCAAATTAAAAGAAAACGCTCCGCAAATGGTTGATTATTTATCGGATGACGCCAGAAATCATTTTTTCCGATTACTGGAATATCTGGATGAGTTGCAAATTCCTTACAACCTGAATCAATTTTTGGTTCGCGGCATGGATTATTACAATCGAACGGTTTTTGAGTTTTGGGAAAAAGAAGATACTGAAGGAAGGAACGCTCTCGGCGGAGGCGGACGCTACGATTATTTGTTGGAAATGCTTGGAGGCCGGGAGACGCCGGGATGCGGATTTGCGGTCGGAGTCGAAAGAGCGCTCGGCGTGCTGAAAGAGAAAAGAGTTCAATTGCCCGAAGCGTTGACTCCGGATATTTTTTTGGCGCAAATCGGAGAACAGGCCAGGCGGCGCGCCATGGGATTTTTTGAAGAATTGAGAAAATCGGGCTTGAGGGTGGCGGCCAATTTTTCGAAAGGCAGCCTGAAATCGCAGCTTGATCTCGCCAATAAATTGGGTGTTAAGATTGTTTTAATACTTGGACAGCGTGAAATAGTCGATGAAACTATTTTGATGAGAGACATGGACAGCGGTATTCAGGAAGTGGTCAATTTTAAGAAAATCATCAATGAAGTCAAGCGAAAATTGGAAAAGCATTGA
- a CDS encoding 30S ribosomal protein S21 encodes MVEIRRKKNETFEAMLRRFNRKTLESGKLLQFKKVKYLQPSKSRNLQKASTLVKLERKKQREYLKKIGQLPEEETTYRRR; translated from the coding sequence ATGGTTGAAATAAGAAGAAAGAAAAATGAAACATTTGAAGCGATGCTCAGACGTTTCAACCGAAAAACTTTGGAGAGCGGCAAGTTGCTCCAATTTAAAAAAGTAAAATACCTGCAGCCATCAAAGAGCCGCAACCTGCAAAAGGCCAGCACGCTGGTTAAGCTTGAAAGAAAAAAACAGCGAGAATATTTAAAGAAGATCGGCCAGCTGCCCGAAGAAGAAACAACATACAGGAGAAGATAA
- a CDS encoding GatB/YqeY domain-containing protein, with translation MNIIEKIEQDYLEAARAKDKLTVATLRLIKAALKNKQIEKMKELTEEDAAAVLKTEAKKRRESIEAFEAGNRQEMADNEKAELAIIEKYLPQQMSVEETEAKVKEIIEKIKEGDRDFGKVMGLVMKEMKGQADGQVVSAAVKKFLS, from the coding sequence ATGAATATCATTGAAAAAATTGAACAGGATTATCTTGAAGCCGCCAGAGCCAAAGACAAGCTGACCGTGGCTACATTGAGATTGATCAAAGCCGCCCTGAAAAACAAGCAAATAGAAAAGATGAAGGAATTGACCGAAGAAGACGCGGCGGCCGTGCTGAAAACGGAAGCCAAAAAGAGACGAGAATCGATCGAGGCTTTCGAAGCGGGCAATCGGCAAGAAATGGCCGATAATGAAAAGGCGGAATTGGCGATTATTGAAAAATATTTGCCTCAGCAGATGTCCGTTGAAGAAACCGAAGCCAAAGTCAAGGAGATTATTGAAAAAATTAAGGAAGGCGATCGCGACTTCGGCAAGGTCATGGGTTTGGTCATGAAAGAAATGAAAGGACAGGCCGACGGTCAGGTCGTTTCAGCGGCGGTAAAAAAATTCTTAAGTTAA
- a CDS encoding Ig-like domain-containing protein — MKKKEPRAKILLGALFLSIVLLTIVFLFPSGTFAQQAQLEAVGQQVGFFEQSLPVVIGKIIRIVLSVVGVVLLVIVIYAGFLWMTAGGSPEQIEKAKKWLTNGVIGLVIILFSYSIVTYIINQLLDEGGVFGSPSTYYEGYGQGGGGWGGGALSETIEDHYPGRDATNVPRNTFIMVKFYEPLNPDSVRRQDTSMDCGDQGYICGTLNFDNIKIYRTEDSEEGSFPTDSATLVRGGKAALSPDKRIFFFQPDPVLGSDTVDVNYSVFLTNDIQKEDGSKIFSNNKDYGWNFTTSTVIDLTPPRVVSVLPSSNNPEFEFFANSLIQINFNEPVLPPAVLNTAGSVEDKSNSIYIEYEKDGAVGYVEGTFNVGLNRFKTMEFLPAADCENSGPNSCGEIPKCLPKGATIKPYIRAASVNAEGLSFFPFDGLVDAAGNSLDGNADGVAQGPAEDDYSWQFKTGSILDLLPPTVNSVSPQNAAEDLPVDVELKATFSENLSASSVNSRTALLTGDDWARWFVVHFADTPAGEDGQTITDSSTVQISHADFDKALEVEEGQEAISLKYYPVLTSGIKDLQQNCYQPCKDTGSCAGALPGQSCCPDPDFNNQRLVPGSTCPQ; from the coding sequence ATGAAAAAGAAAGAGCCAAGAGCAAAAATTTTATTAGGCGCTTTATTTTTGAGTATTGTTTTATTAACAATTGTTTTTTTGTTTCCATCGGGAACTTTTGCCCAGCAAGCGCAACTCGAAGCCGTAGGGCAGCAGGTCGGGTTTTTTGAGCAATCCTTACCCGTGGTTATCGGTAAAATTATCAGAATAGTCCTTTCAGTGGTCGGCGTTGTCTTGCTCGTTATTGTGATTTACGCCGGATTTTTATGGATGACGGCCGGAGGCAGTCCCGAACAAATAGAAAAGGCTAAAAAATGGCTGACCAACGGCGTGATCGGCTTGGTCATAATTTTATTTTCTTATTCAATAGTGACCTACATTATCAATCAACTGCTCGATGAAGGCGGCGTTTTCGGTTCGCCATCCACCTATTATGAAGGCTATGGACAAGGCGGCGGCGGCTGGGGAGGCGGCGCGCTGAGTGAAACAATCGAAGACCATTACCCCGGACGCGACGCGACCAATGTGCCGAGAAATACTTTTATAATGGTTAAGTTTTACGAACCGCTTAATCCTGACAGCGTCAGGAGACAAGATACGTCGATGGATTGCGGCGATCAAGGTTACATTTGCGGTACGCTTAATTTCGACAACATAAAAATTTACAGAACCGAAGACAGTGAGGAAGGTTCTTTTCCGACCGACTCCGCGACTTTGGTGCGCGGCGGCAAAGCGGCTTTGTCTCCCGATAAAAGAATATTTTTTTTCCAGCCCGATCCGGTGCTGGGTTCGGATACGGTGGACGTGAACTATTCGGTTTTTTTGACCAATGACATTCAAAAAGAGGATGGCTCCAAGATTTTCAGCAATAATAAAGATTACGGTTGGAATTTCACCACGAGCACGGTCATTGATCTGACTCCTCCGCGAGTGGTCAGCGTATTGCCCAGTTCCAATAATCCGGAGTTTGAATTTTTCGCCAACAGTCTCATTCAAATCAATTTCAACGAACCCGTTTTGCCGCCCGCGGTTTTGAATACGGCCGGATCGGTGGAGGATAAAAGCAATTCCATTTATATCGAATATGAAAAAGACGGCGCCGTAGGTTATGTCGAAGGCACATTCAATGTCGGTCTGAACCGATTTAAAACCATGGAATTTTTACCGGCGGCCGATTGCGAAAACTCCGGGCCCAATTCTTGCGGAGAAATCCCAAAATGCTTGCCCAAAGGCGCGACGATCAAGCCTTATATTCGAGCGGCCAGCGTCAACGCCGAAGGATTATCGTTCTTCCCGTTTGATGGTTTGGTGGACGCTGCCGGCAATTCGCTCGATGGCAATGCCGATGGGGTCGCGCAAGGACCGGCTGAAGATGATTATTCTTGGCAATTTAAAACAGGCAGTATTTTGGATTTGCTGCCGCCGACGGTCAATTCGGTCTCGCCGCAAAACGCGGCCGAAGACCTGCCCGTTGACGTGGAACTTAAAGCGACGTTTTCCGAAAATCTCAGCGCTTCTTCGGTCAACAGCAGAACAGCTCTTTTGACGGGCGACGATTGGGCGCGCTGGTTCGTGGTTCATTTCGCGGACACGCCCGCGGGCGAGGACGGTCAGACGATCACCGACAGTTCGACGGTTCAAATCTCTCACGCCGATTTTGACAAAGCGCTGGAAGTGGAGGAGGGGCAAGAAGCCATTTCATTGAAATATTATCCGGTCTTAACGTCCGGAATAAAGGATTTACAGCAAAATTGTTATCAGCCGTGCAAAGATACTGGTTCTTGCGCCGGCGCCTTGCCCGGGCAGTCTTGTTGCCCTGATCCGGATTTCAATAATCAAAGACTTGTGCCCGGCTCGACTTGCCCGCAGTAA